One window of Nocardia nova SH22a genomic DNA carries:
- a CDS encoding Lrp/AsnC family transcriptional regulator — protein sequence MADAPAKPVLDDIDRLLIRELMADGRATLSNLAEKASLSVSAVQSRVRRLEARGVIRGYTAKVDPEALGQMLSAYVAITPLDPSQPDEAPALLQHVPGIEECHSVAGEESYMLLVRVASPRHLEQLLAEIRATANVRTRSTIILQTFYDQ from the coding sequence ATGGCGGATGCACCTGCGAAACCTGTTCTGGACGATATCGATCGGCTCCTGATCCGCGAATTGATGGCCGACGGCCGTGCCACCCTGTCCAATCTCGCGGAGAAGGCCAGCCTGTCGGTGTCCGCGGTGCAATCGCGAGTTCGGCGGCTCGAGGCGCGCGGAGTGATCCGGGGCTACACCGCGAAGGTCGATCCTGAGGCATTGGGGCAGATGCTCTCGGCATATGTCGCGATCACTCCTCTCGACCCGTCGCAGCCCGATGAGGCTCCGGCGCTGTTACAGCACGTCCCCGGCATCGAGGAGTGCCATTCGGTGGCGGGGGAGGAGAGCTACATGCTGCTCGTCCGGGTGGCCTCACCACGACATCTCGAACAGTTGCTGGCCGAGATCCGCGCCACCGCCAACGTCAGAACCAGAAGCACCATCATTCTGCAGACATTCTATGACCAGTGA
- a CDS encoding sulfurtransferase, with product MPVAPDPHPSFGSHAYPHRLVTTEWLSANIGARGLAIVESNEDILLYDIGHVPGAVKIDWRAELTDPLTRDVIDGTRFAELMRAKGIARTDTVVVYGDKVNGTAAATAWVLGLFGHPDVRLLDGGREAWISEARDTTFEVPAVGLGDYPVVERDDRDARAFLEDVRERLDRADPGARLVDVRETAEYTGEFERIRDRPEEQSLRAGHIPTAISIPWRAALHTDGRFRSRAELEEIYAPLLDADDTVVYCRIGEHSAHTWFVLTSLLGLTGVRNYDGSWTEWSNAVRSPIVKGSEPGSTTAAVSAAT from the coding sequence GTGCCCGTCGCCCCGGACCCTCATCCATCCTTCGGCTCCCATGCATATCCACACCGATTAGTAACCACGGAGTGGCTGTCGGCAAACATCGGCGCGCGCGGCCTGGCCATTGTCGAGTCCAACGAGGACATCCTGCTCTACGACATCGGACATGTGCCGGGTGCGGTCAAGATCGACTGGCGTGCCGAGCTCACCGACCCGCTGACCAGGGATGTCATCGACGGCACGCGATTCGCGGAGCTGATGCGGGCGAAGGGGATCGCGCGCACCGACACCGTGGTGGTGTACGGCGACAAGGTCAACGGAACGGCGGCCGCGACAGCGTGGGTGCTCGGCCTGTTCGGCCATCCCGATGTTCGGCTGCTCGACGGCGGGCGCGAGGCGTGGATCTCGGAGGCGCGCGACACCACCTTCGAGGTGCCCGCGGTGGGGCTGGGCGATTATCCGGTCGTCGAACGCGACGATCGGGACGCGCGGGCCTTTCTGGAGGACGTTCGTGAGCGCCTGGACCGGGCCGATCCGGGCGCCAGGCTGGTCGATGTGCGGGAGACGGCGGAGTACACCGGGGAATTCGAACGGATCCGGGACCGGCCGGAGGAACAGTCGCTGCGCGCCGGGCACATTCCGACGGCGATCAGCATTCCGTGGCGGGCGGCCCTGCACACCGACGGGCGCTTCCGCTCGCGCGCGGAACTGGAGGAGATCTACGCGCCGCTGCTGGACGCGGACGACACCGTCGTCTATTGCCGCATCGGCGAGCATTCCGCGCACACCTGGTTCGTGCTGACCTCGCTGCTGGGCCTCACCGGCGTGCGCAATTACGACGGCTCCTGGACCGAATGGAGCAATGCCGTGCGCAGCCCCATCGTCAAGGGAAGTGAACCCGGATCGACCACTGCGGCTGTGTCGGCGGCGACATAG
- a CDS encoding nucleoside triphosphate pyrophosphatase, whose protein sequence is MTGFVLGSASPARLQVLRSAGLDPVVRISDVDEDAVAAALPPDTSAAGVVMALAEAKARAVAAAVLADAAAAGFDPAAPDSHGVLSGRAARLVDDCVIVGCDSMLLVDGVLQGKPHTPEVAHTRWATMAGRSADLLTGHSVLRVRDGAIVAEAHDCSTTTVHFAEPDPAELDAYIATGEPLRVAGAFTLDGMGGWFVDRIDGDPSSVIGIGLPLLRRLLGDVGVGVAQLWVGAQLRADAVG, encoded by the coding sequence GTGACGGGATTCGTTCTCGGTTCCGCCTCGCCGGCGCGCCTGCAGGTACTGCGCTCGGCCGGGCTGGATCCGGTGGTGCGGATCTCCGATGTCGACGAGGACGCGGTCGCCGCGGCCCTGCCGCCGGACACGTCCGCGGCGGGCGTGGTGATGGCCCTCGCCGAGGCCAAGGCGCGTGCGGTGGCCGCCGCGGTCCTGGCCGATGCGGCCGCCGCCGGATTCGATCCGGCCGCGCCGGATTCGCACGGCGTCCTGTCCGGTCGTGCAGCCCGGCTGGTCGACGACTGCGTGATCGTCGGCTGCGATTCCATGCTGCTGGTCGACGGCGTGCTGCAGGGCAAACCGCATACGCCCGAGGTCGCCCACACCCGCTGGGCGACGATGGCCGGGCGCAGTGCCGATCTCCTCACCGGCCACAGTGTCCTGCGCGTGCGCGACGGCGCGATCGTCGCCGAGGCGCACGACTGCAGCACCACCACCGTGCACTTCGCCGAACCGGATCCGGCCGAACTGGACGCCTACATCGCCACCGGCGAACCGCTGCGGGTGGCCGGTGCGTTCACCCTCGACGGGATGGGCGGCTGGTTCGTCGACCGCATCGACGGTGACCCGTCGAGCGTCATCGGCATCGGACTACCGCTGTTGCGTCGCCTGCTGGGCGACGTCGGCGTCGGCGTTGCGCAGCTGTGGGTCGGAGCGCAGCTGCGGGCCGACGCGGTTGGCTGA
- a CDS encoding acyl-CoA carboxylase subunit epsilon, whose amino-acid sequence MTAVADEEILRAAELDLAVDGFGDDAKLPAEPAAEPEPDRGPLVRVLKGSPTDAELAALITVFAAAAGSGAPEPDPGPVDNWGRPTMMHRGASPFSPYAYPYVSHLRG is encoded by the coding sequence GTGACGGCTGTGGCTGACGAAGAGATATTGCGCGCTGCCGAATTGGATTTGGCGGTCGACGGATTCGGTGACGACGCGAAGCTCCCAGCCGAGCCCGCCGCCGAGCCCGAGCCGGACCGGGGCCCGCTCGTCCGGGTCCTGAAGGGTTCGCCCACCGATGCGGAACTGGCCGCTCTGATCACCGTGTTCGCCGCCGCCGCGGGTTCCGGTGCGCCGGAGCCGGATCCGGGCCCGGTGGACAACTGGGGACGGCCCACGATGATGCACCGCGGTGCCTCGCCGTTCTCTCCGTACGCATACCCCTACGTGTCGCATCTCCGCGGCTGA
- a CDS encoding serine/threonine-protein kinase — MSPRQFGRYRLDRLLGRGSAGEVWLAYDSADARTVALKILSGSAAEDADYRRRFEREARIGARLDNPHIAAIHHFGEFGGRLYLDMAYIPGVDLAKLVRSSAMTAEEAVDLVSQVAEALDAAHAAGLVHRDVKPANIIVHTSGFAYLIDFGIARVEGQTTITATGFTVGTLAYMAPERFTGRGDARSDVYSLACVLYECLTAQRPFGDTDAVQQLHAHLHQPPPRPSTEDPAIPVALDGVIARGMAKQPGDRFRTAGELAEAACAAITVTARPVRTSPLPDPGDPTVPHPPRTPRPTLILPAPTGYPLSESDEHHPDATPPHGPNPFRPSTSRPAAALPGASGPASTSHANAAPPGTPRPDTASPGTSRLGAGSPDPSRLGTAAPGTPRAGTTSTSTSQPGTSRFDTAAPGTPRSGAVPTSTSRFDTDTQTGTPGRGVASAEASRPDVAGPGMARGVASGSGLRRPSGTVVAALIGAALVIFAGVAGCTALLGNGIYVHTPTAPITNGPAVTTQPKATAVPATPQPQYSTAVVPPPWTIPIPTNIIPPIQIPRPANGASGRHPAARKRNDHPANRPLARALHPVPGADPTHITDKPPRAYP; from the coding sequence ATGAGTCCACGGCAATTCGGGCGGTATCGGCTGGACCGGTTGCTCGGTCGCGGGTCGGCGGGCGAGGTGTGGTTGGCCTACGATTCCGCGGATGCGCGCACGGTGGCGCTGAAGATCCTGTCGGGGAGTGCCGCCGAGGACGCCGACTATCGGCGGCGCTTCGAGCGGGAGGCCCGTATCGGCGCCCGGCTGGACAATCCGCATATCGCGGCGATCCATCATTTCGGGGAATTCGGCGGGCGGCTGTATCTGGATATGGCCTACATTCCGGGAGTCGATCTCGCGAAGCTGGTCCGGTCGAGCGCCATGACGGCCGAGGAGGCGGTCGATCTGGTGTCACAGGTCGCCGAGGCCCTCGACGCCGCGCACGCCGCCGGACTCGTGCACCGGGATGTGAAGCCCGCGAACATCATCGTGCACACCAGCGGTTTCGCCTATCTCATCGACTTCGGCATCGCCCGGGTGGAGGGGCAGACCACCATCACCGCAACGGGTTTCACGGTCGGAACGCTCGCCTACATGGCGCCCGAACGATTCACCGGTCGCGGTGACGCACGCTCGGACGTGTACTCGCTGGCCTGTGTGCTGTACGAATGCCTCACCGCGCAAAGACCTTTCGGCGACACCGATGCCGTTCAGCAGCTGCACGCCCATCTGCACCAGCCACCCCCGCGACCCTCCACCGAGGATCCGGCGATTCCGGTGGCGCTGGACGGCGTCATCGCGCGTGGTATGGCCAAGCAGCCGGGCGACCGGTTCCGCACGGCGGGCGAACTGGCCGAGGCCGCCTGCGCGGCGATCACCGTGACCGCCCGCCCGGTCCGCACATCCCCGCTCCCGGACCCCGGCGATCCGACCGTTCCGCACCCACCGCGCACACCCCGGCCGACCCTGATCCTGCCCGCGCCCACGGGATATCCACTGTCGGAATCCGACGAGCATCACCCCGACGCCACACCTCCACACGGCCCGAACCCGTTCCGCCCCAGCACTTCCCGTCCTGCTGCCGCACTACCCGGCGCTTCCGGGCCCGCCAGCACCTCCCATGCCAACGCCGCGCCGCCCGGCACACCCCGGCCCGATACCGCATCACCCGGCACCTCCCGGCTCGGCGCCGGATCACCCGATCCATCCCGCCTCGGCACCGCAGCACCCGGCACGCCCCGGGCCGGCACCACATCAACCAGCACATCCCAGCCCGGCACATCCCGCTTCGACACCGCAGCACCCGGCACGCCCAGGTCCGGCGCCGTACCAACCAGCACGTCCCGCTTCGACACCGACACACAGACCGGCACGCCCGGACGTGGCGTCGCATCGGCCGAGGCCTCCCGACCCGACGTCGCGGGGCCCGGTATGGCTCGGGGTGTGGCATCGGGTAGCGGGTTGCGACGCCCGTCCGGCACGGTCGTGGCGGCGCTGATCGGCGCCGCCCTCGTCATCTTCGCGGGTGTCGCCGGATGTACGGCGCTGCTGGGTAACGGGATCTACGTCCACACCCCCACGGCTCCGATCACCAACGGCCCGGCCGTCACCACCCAGCCCAAGGCCACCGCCGTTCCGGCCACTCCGCAACCGCAATACTCCACCGCCGTCGTCCCGCCACCGTGGACCATCCCGATTCCCACGAACATCATCCCGCCGATCCAGATCCCCCGTCCGGCCAACGGCGCCTCCGGCCGCCATCCGGCCGCACGCAAACGCAACGACCACCCAGCGAACCGACCGCTCGCCCGAGCCCTCCACCCGGTGCCCGGCGCGGATCCGACTCACATCACGGACAAGCCCCCGCGCGCATACCCGTGA
- a CDS encoding DUF1707 SHOCT-like domain-containing protein, producing the protein MADSPDIRIGTAEREQAMQRLSEHFAAGRLSVAEFDERSGLIAAAVTRGDLAPVFGDLPAAVPTAPEPPEPPEQHSTGRRELAAPIMGSIVLIALVLFFVTHTWLWFLMIPAAGIITGGLRQRDHEHRILGGEDRILERRRRRDRRRR; encoded by the coding sequence ATGGCTGATTCTCCCGACATCCGCATCGGTACCGCGGAGCGCGAGCAGGCGATGCAGCGATTGTCGGAGCATTTCGCCGCCGGGCGGCTTTCGGTCGCCGAATTCGACGAACGCAGTGGCCTGATCGCCGCGGCGGTCACCCGCGGCGATCTGGCTCCGGTCTTCGGCGATCTGCCCGCGGCGGTGCCGACCGCCCCGGAACCGCCCGAACCGCCGGAGCAGCACAGTACGGGCAGGCGCGAACTGGCCGCGCCGATCATGGGGTCGATCGTTCTCATCGCACTGGTGCTGTTCTTCGTCACCCACACCTGGCTGTGGTTCCTGATGATTCCCGCCGCGGGCATCATCACCGGCGGGCTGCGGCAGCGAGACCACGAACATCGGATCCTCGGCGGCGAGGATCGGATACTCGAACGCAGGCGGCGGCGTGACCGGCGGAGGCGCTGA
- a CDS encoding acetyl/propionyl/methylcrotonyl-CoA carboxylase subunit alpha, translating to MASHASAQITKVLIANRGEIAVRVIRAAKDAGIASVAVYAEPDAGAPFVGLADEAFALGGQTSAESYLVFDKILDAARKSGADAIHPGYGFLSENADFAQAVLDAGLIWIGPSPQSIRDLGDKVTARHIAERASAPMAAGTKDPVKDATEVVEFAKQYGVPVAIKAAFGGGGRGMKVAHTIEEIPELFESATREATAAFGRGECFVEQYLDKARHVEAQVLADQHGNVIVAGTRDCSLQRRFQKLVEEAPAPFLSDEVRAEIHESAKRICKEAGYYGAGTVEYLVQGETVSFLEVNTRLQVEHPVTEETSGLDLVRWQFRIANGEELTITEDPTPRGHSIEFRINGEDAGRNFLPAPGPVTVYKEPTGPGVRVDSGVVEGSVIGGQFDSMLAKLIVTGEDRTQALERAARALAEYHIEGLATVIPFDRHIVTNPAFIGHVNADGSETFDVYTKWIENEWDNTIEPYTGGQPIEDEDEAPRQTVVVEVGGRRVEVSLPGQFTVGAGVAGAVGNGAGVIRKKPKPRKRGGAGGAAASGDAVTAPMQGTVVKVAVEEGQSVEAGDLIAVLEAMKMENPVNAHKSGVVTGLAVEAGAAITQGTVLAEIK from the coding sequence GTGGCCAGCCATGCCAGCGCGCAGATCACGAAGGTCCTGATCGCGAATCGGGGCGAGATCGCGGTGCGTGTGATCCGGGCCGCGAAGGATGCCGGTATCGCCAGTGTTGCCGTGTACGCGGAACCGGATGCGGGAGCGCCGTTCGTCGGGTTGGCGGACGAGGCGTTCGCGTTGGGCGGTCAGACGTCGGCGGAGTCGTACCTGGTGTTCGACAAGATTCTCGACGCGGCCCGCAAGTCGGGCGCCGACGCCATCCACCCCGGCTACGGATTCCTCTCGGAGAACGCCGATTTCGCGCAGGCCGTGCTGGATGCCGGCCTGATTTGGATCGGTCCGTCGCCGCAGTCCATCCGCGACCTCGGGGACAAGGTCACCGCCCGCCATATCGCCGAGCGTGCGTCCGCGCCGATGGCTGCGGGCACGAAGGACCCGGTGAAGGACGCGACCGAGGTGGTGGAGTTCGCGAAGCAGTACGGGGTGCCGGTGGCCATCAAGGCCGCGTTCGGTGGTGGTGGCCGCGGTATGAAGGTCGCCCACACCATCGAGGAGATCCCGGAACTGTTCGAGTCCGCGACCCGTGAGGCCACCGCCGCGTTCGGGCGTGGCGAGTGCTTCGTGGAGCAGTATCTGGACAAGGCCCGCCACGTCGAGGCCCAGGTCCTGGCCGACCAGCACGGGAACGTGATCGTGGCCGGAACCCGTGACTGCTCGCTACAGCGGCGTTTCCAGAAGCTGGTCGAGGAGGCCCCGGCCCCGTTCCTGTCCGACGAGGTCCGCGCCGAGATCCACGAGTCCGCGAAGCGGATCTGCAAGGAAGCCGGTTACTACGGTGCCGGCACGGTGGAGTATCTGGTGCAGGGCGAGACCGTGTCGTTCCTCGAGGTCAACACCCGCCTGCAGGTCGAGCATCCCGTCACCGAGGAGACCTCGGGCCTGGATCTGGTGCGCTGGCAGTTCCGTATCGCCAATGGTGAGGAACTCACGATCACCGAGGATCCGACTCCGCGTGGGCATTCGATCGAGTTCCGGATCAATGGTGAGGACGCGGGCCGTAACTTCCTGCCCGCTCCCGGTCCGGTGACGGTGTACAAGGAGCCGACCGGTCCGGGTGTGCGCGTGGATTCGGGTGTGGTCGAGGGCAGTGTGATCGGTGGTCAGTTCGACTCGATGCTGGCCAAGTTGATCGTGACCGGTGAGGACCGGACCCAGGCTTTGGAGCGGGCGGCGCGTGCGCTGGCCGAGTACCACATCGAGGGTTTGGCGACGGTGATCCCGTTCGATCGTCATATCGTCACCAACCCCGCGTTCATCGGTCACGTAAACGCTGACGGTTCCGAAACATTCGACGTCTACACCAAGTGGATCGAGAACGAGTGGGACAACACGATCGAGCCCTACACCGGCGGACAACCGATCGAGGACGAGGACGAGGCCCCGCGCCAGACCGTGGTCGTGGAGGTCGGCGGCCGCCGGGTCGAGGTGTCGCTGCCGGGTCAGTTCACCGTCGGTGCGGGTGTCGCGGGTGCGGTCGGTAACGGTGCGGGAGTGATTCGTAAGAAGCCCAAGCCGCGTAAGCGTGGCGGTGCCGGTGGTGCCGCGGCCTCGGGTGATGCGGTGACCGCGCCCATGCAGGGCACCGTGGTCAAGGTCGCGGTCGAAGAAGGCCAGTCCGTCGAGGCCGGTGACCTGATCGCCGTGCTGGAGGCCATGAAGATGGAGAACCCCGTCAACGCCCACAAGTCCGGTGTCGTCACCGGCCTCGCGGTCGAAGCCGGAGCCGCCATCACCCAGGGCACCGTACTCGCCGAAATCAAGTAA
- a CDS encoding acyl-CoA carboxylase subunit beta, translating into MTSVQQQPSPDSAEAPDIHTTAGKLADLRNRLEEAKHPMGEGAVEKVHAKGKLTARERILALVDEGSFVEMDALARHRSVNFGLENNRPLGDGVVTGYGTIDGRDVCLFSQDSTVFGGSLGEVYGEKIVKVMDLAVKTGRPLIGINDGAGARIQEGVVSLGLYGEIFHRNVQASGVIPQISLIMGAAAGGHVYSPALTDFVVMVDETSQMFITGPDVIKTVTGEEVTMEELGGAHTHMVKSGTAHYVASGEQDALDWVKELLSYLPSNNRAEAPRFPATDPIVGAIEDSLTDEDIELDTLIPDSPNQPYDMHEVIRRLVDDDEFFEVQAERAANIIVGFARIDGRSVGFVANQPTQFAGCLDIDASEKAARFVRTCDAFNIPIITLVDVPGFLPGTSQEFNGIIRRGAKLLYAYGEATVGKITIITRKAYGGAYDVMGSKHMGADVNLAWPTAQIAVMGASGAVGFVYRKKLQQAAAEGADVDALRLELQNEYEDTLVNPYVAAERGYVDAVIPPSHTRGQIVSALRLLERKLVTLPPKKHGNIPL; encoded by the coding sequence ATGACGAGTGTCCAGCAGCAGCCTTCGCCGGATTCGGCGGAGGCCCCCGATATCCACACCACCGCCGGGAAGCTGGCTGATCTGCGTAATCGGCTGGAAGAGGCCAAGCACCCGATGGGTGAGGGCGCGGTCGAGAAGGTGCACGCCAAGGGCAAGCTCACCGCCCGCGAGCGCATCCTCGCCCTGGTCGACGAGGGTTCCTTCGTCGAGATGGACGCCCTGGCCCGGCATCGCAGCGTCAATTTCGGGCTCGAGAACAACCGGCCGCTCGGCGACGGTGTGGTCACCGGTTACGGCACCATCGACGGCCGTGACGTGTGCCTGTTCTCCCAGGACTCCACCGTCTTCGGCGGCTCGCTGGGCGAGGTCTACGGCGAGAAGATCGTCAAGGTCATGGATCTGGCCGTCAAGACCGGCCGGCCGCTGATCGGCATCAACGACGGCGCCGGCGCCCGTATCCAGGAGGGCGTCGTCTCGCTCGGCCTGTACGGCGAGATCTTCCACCGCAATGTGCAGGCCTCGGGCGTCATCCCGCAGATCTCGCTGATCATGGGCGCTGCCGCCGGTGGCCACGTCTACTCCCCGGCGCTCACCGACTTCGTCGTCATGGTCGACGAGACCAGCCAGATGTTCATCACCGGCCCGGACGTGATCAAGACCGTCACCGGTGAAGAGGTCACCATGGAGGAGCTGGGCGGCGCCCACACCCACATGGTGAAGTCCGGTACCGCGCACTACGTCGCCTCCGGCGAGCAGGACGCGCTGGACTGGGTGAAGGAACTGCTGAGCTACCTGCCCAGCAACAACCGCGCCGAGGCGCCCCGGTTCCCGGCGACCGATCCGATCGTCGGCGCGATCGAGGATTCGCTGACCGACGAGGACATCGAGCTCGACACCCTGATCCCGGACTCGCCGAACCAGCCGTACGACATGCACGAGGTGATCCGTCGCCTGGTGGACGACGACGAGTTCTTCGAGGTGCAGGCCGAGCGGGCGGCGAACATCATCGTCGGCTTCGCCCGCATCGACGGCCGCAGCGTCGGCTTCGTGGCCAACCAGCCCACCCAGTTCGCGGGCTGCCTGGACATCGACGCCTCGGAGAAGGCCGCGCGCTTCGTGCGCACCTGCGATGCCTTCAACATCCCGATCATCACCTTGGTCGATGTTCCCGGCTTCCTGCCCGGCACGAGCCAGGAATTCAACGGCATCATCCGCCGCGGTGCGAAGCTGCTCTACGCCTACGGTGAGGCCACTGTGGGCAAAATCACCATCATCACCCGCAAGGCTTATGGCGGCGCCTACGACGTGATGGGTTCCAAGCACATGGGCGCCGATGTGAACCTGGCGTGGCCCACCGCCCAGATCGCGGTGATGGGCGCCTCGGGCGCGGTCGGATTCGTCTATCGCAAGAAGCTTCAGCAGGCCGCCGCCGAGGGCGCCGATGTCGACGCTCTGCGCCTCGAGCTGCAGAACGAGTACGAGGACACCTTGGTGAACCCGTACGTGGCGGCCGAGCGCGGCTACGTCGACGCGGTGATCCCGCCCTCGCACACACGCGGTCAGATCGTGTCGGCGCTGCGGCTGCTCGAGCGCAAGCTCGTCACGCTGCCGCCGAAGAAGCACGGCAACATTCCGCTCTGA
- a CDS encoding helix-turn-helix transcriptional regulator yields the protein MSDSWPRRRLLAILRGAGEPLDAQELARITGQHVTTVRFHLDVLTRESLVRQFQQPPRGRGRPRIGYSAVQRSVGYQDLAQVLADQLGSDQRRVAETATAAGRAWGAKVEQCEQPIASLEDARDVAITVSSELGFAPERDTASETGQQSHIRLTACPLRELARTHSEVVCGVHQGLMREVLDRNGGRDVVSARLHPFVGPDLCVLRLETSAATLVPNPAQIPDQVGPAPRIPAPSANRVGPQLRSDPQLRNADADVAQQATQQR from the coding sequence ATGTCCGATTCTTGGCCACGACGACGCCTGCTTGCGATCCTACGCGGCGCCGGTGAGCCTCTCGATGCGCAGGAGCTGGCGCGCATCACCGGACAGCACGTGACCACCGTTCGCTTCCATCTGGATGTTCTCACACGAGAATCCCTGGTGCGGCAGTTTCAGCAACCCCCTCGCGGCCGCGGCCGTCCGCGTATCGGATACAGCGCGGTGCAGCGATCGGTCGGCTATCAGGACCTGGCGCAGGTGCTCGCCGATCAGCTCGGCAGCGATCAGCGGCGCGTGGCCGAGACGGCGACGGCCGCCGGACGGGCCTGGGGTGCGAAGGTCGAACAGTGTGAACAGCCCATCGCCTCGCTCGAGGACGCCCGCGACGTCGCGATCACGGTGAGTTCGGAACTCGGATTCGCCCCCGAACGGGACACCGCTTCCGAGACCGGGCAGCAGTCGCACATCAGGCTCACCGCCTGCCCGCTGCGCGAACTGGCCCGCACCCACTCCGAGGTGGTGTGCGGTGTCCATCAGGGCCTCATGCGCGAGGTGCTCGACCGCAACGGCGGCCGCGATGTGGTCAGCGCGCGCCTGCACCCGTTCGTCGGGCCCGATCTGTGCGTGCTGCGGCTGGAGACGTCGGCCGCGACGCTGGTGCCGAATCCGGCGCAGATACCCGATCAGGTGGGCCCGGCGCCGCGGATCCCGGCGCCGTCAGCCAACCGCGTCGGCCCGCAGCTGCGCTCCGACCCACAGCTGCGCAACGCCGACGCCGACGTCGCCCAGCAGGCGACGCAACAGCGGTAG
- the lat gene encoding L-lysine 6-transaminase — MTLELERPGTTDAVVTDPAPVAASRVHEILSGHILADGFDIVLDLRKSQGRRLVDARDGTTYLDMFGFFASSALGMNHPALADDESFRAELTVAALNKPSNSDIYTVEMARFVDTFARVLGDPALPHLFFIDGGALAVENALKVAFDWKSRHNAMHSRPADLGTRVLHLTGAFHGRTGYTMSLTNTDPIKTDRFPKFGWPRIETPYLCPGADIEAAESRALAQAEAAFAENPHDIACFIAEPIQGEGGDRHLRPEFLRRMQQLCHDHDALFILDEVQTGVAMTGTIWAYQQLGLRPDVVAFGKKTQVCGIMAGGRVDEVPGNVFETSSRLNSTWGGNLADMVRARRILEVIESERLADRAKDLGALLLDRLRELAERHDALTDPRGRGLMCAVTLASPELRDAVLAEALEREHVLLLGSGARGIRFRPPLTVTADELEEAVAALDRVLDRHRDE, encoded by the coding sequence GTGACCCTCGAACTGGAACGTCCCGGAACGACCGACGCGGTGGTTACTGATCCGGCGCCGGTCGCAGCTTCGCGCGTGCACGAGATCCTGTCCGGCCACATCCTCGCCGACGGCTTCGATATCGTCCTCGACCTGCGGAAATCGCAGGGGCGCAGGCTCGTCGACGCCCGTGACGGCACGACCTACCTGGACATGTTCGGCTTCTTCGCCTCCTCGGCGCTGGGAATGAACCATCCGGCCCTGGCCGACGACGAGTCCTTCCGTGCCGAACTGACCGTGGCCGCGCTGAACAAGCCCAGTAACTCCGATATCTACACGGTCGAGATGGCACGCTTCGTCGACACCTTCGCACGGGTGCTCGGCGATCCGGCGCTGCCGCATCTGTTCTTCATCGACGGCGGCGCCCTCGCGGTGGAGAACGCGCTCAAGGTGGCCTTCGACTGGAAGAGCAGGCACAACGCGATGCACAGCCGCCCGGCCGATCTCGGCACGCGAGTGCTGCATCTGACCGGCGCCTTCCACGGCCGCACCGGCTACACCATGTCGCTGACCAACACCGATCCGATCAAGACCGATCGCTTCCCGAAGTTCGGCTGGCCGCGCATCGAGACGCCGTATCTGTGTCCCGGCGCCGATATCGAGGCCGCCGAGTCCCGGGCGCTCGCACAGGCGGAGGCGGCCTTCGCCGAGAATCCGCACGACATCGCCTGCTTCATCGCCGAACCGATCCAGGGCGAGGGCGGCGACCGGCATCTGCGTCCGGAATTCCTGCGGCGCATGCAGCAGCTGTGTCACGACCACGACGCGCTGTTCATCCTCGACGAGGTGCAGACCGGAGTGGCGATGACCGGCACGATCTGGGCCTATCAGCAACTCGGGTTGCGCCCGGACGTGGTCGCCTTCGGGAAGAAGACCCAGGTGTGCGGGATCATGGCGGGCGGTCGCGTGGACGAGGTGCCCGGCAATGTGTTCGAGACGAGTTCGCGGCTCAATTCCACCTGGGGCGGCAACCTCGCCGACATGGTCCGCGCCCGGCGCATCCTCGAGGTGATCGAGTCCGAGCGGCTCGCCGATCGCGCGAAGGACCTCGGCGCGCTGCTGCTCGACCGGCTGCGCGAGCTGGCCGAGCGGCACGATGCGCTGACCGATCCGCGCGGGCGCGGGCTGATGTGCGCGGTCACGCTGGCCTCCCCGGAACTGCGTGACGCGGTGCTGGCCGAGGCACTCGAGCGCGAGCACGTGCTGCTGCTCGGCAGCGGCGCCCGGGGCATCCGATTCCGGCCGCCGCTGACGGTCACCGCGGACGAACTCGAGGAGGCGGTGGCGGCGCTGGACCGGGTGCTGGACCGGCATCGCGATGAATGA